TCAAAAAAAATAGCTCCAATAATTCATCCTATATCATAATTTAACTGTTCAAAAGCCCTAGGGCTTTTCTTTTTAAATTTATAACGAACTTACGTTTGCTAAATCATTTAGAAAGGAAGATTATAATCAATGAGTATAGATAAGAGAGCTCCTGGAGTATTTAGATTTAGAAAAATGCATAAAGGTAAAGCTTATACAGATACATTTTATGGAAGCGAAAAAGAAGCTAAAAAAGCACACGAAGAATTTATTTACGGAGTTAGAAGAGGTGATTATGACAAACCTAGAGATTTAACATTTCAAGAGCTAACTGATATAGTATGGGAAAATCATATAAATAAAAATTTAGAACCTAATACTGTAATAACATACAGAAACTGTCTAGATAAATTACTCCCAGTTTTCGGCAAAAAAGAAGCTATCAAAATAGAACCTATAACTATAGAGAAGTATTTAAATAAACTCTCTAAAACATACGAACCAGACTCAATCAAATTGTTTTTAGCAGTATTTATGCTTATCTACAACAAAGGTGTGCTATGGAGGCTTATTCCTAACAACCCATTTAGCGGAACAATAAGTAAACCTAAAAATAATAAAATGAAAAGAAAAAACAATATGGACGAAATATTATCTATAGAACAGATATCCACTCTGATTAATGCATATAAAGAAAAAAATGTTTATCAAAGAGCTGGAATATATTTAGCATTAGGATGTGGACTTAGAAAATCTGAGATTAGAGGATTAAAAACAACTGACATAGATTTTGAAACTAACACTATAAAAATAGAAAGACAAATAAACTCGATTTCAAAAGACAATTACAAGATAGAAGGAGAGAAAGGCCCAAAGGATGATTCATATAGAACCATAATAGCACCAGAGTTCGTTATTCAGCCACTTAGAGAAATCATATTTGCTAGAAAAATTATATCAAAGGACGGATATATATTCTTTAACCCCGATACACAAAGGCCAGTGTCAAAAAACTTCTTTAACTATACATTGAAAATTGTAATAGAAAAAAACAATTTGCCTAATATAAGCTTTCATGATTTAAGACATTTAAATGCATCCTTGCTAGTAAATGATGGTACTGATATCCATTCAGTAGCCAAAAGACTTGGCCATAAAAGTGTATCAACAACCATTAACACATACCTGCATGGAATAAATGAAAAAGATAAAAATATAGCCGATAATTTTGACAAAAGATTTAAAGAAATTGAACAAAAAAACATAAAATCTAAATAAATTTGTCCTGTATTTGTCCATAAAAAATTATTTAAATTATTCAAAGCCTAAAATCGTTGAATTTACTATATATTGCCTAGTGGCAATTTTATTTTTCCATTAGTGTATATTATATAAAGGAAATAGAAAAAAATAAATGAAAATCGAATAAAATATTAAAAATATTTTATAATTTGACATCTTATTAACATGATAATTATTATCTTGCCTAATTATATAGCTGAATTGGACATTATCTGAAATATTGAATATAATCTTTCTATCACAACAAAATTTTAAATTAAGAAGGTGAGTTTTATGGCTTTAGATGGCTTAACTATATATGGCATCATTTGCGAGTTAAACACTACTCTAAAAGGTGGAAAAATTGACAAGATTACTCAGCCAGAAAAGGATGAGGTTCTTCTTGCAATAAGAAATGAAGGAAAAACTTACAAGCTGCTAATAAGTGCAAGTAGCTCGAATCCGAGGATTTATCTTACTGAAAGTTATAAAAAAGAAAATCCCTTAAAAGCTCCTATGTTTTTGATGATTCTTAGAAAATATCTTCAAGGTGGAAGAATAATTTCTATATCACAAGAAGGGCTTGAAAGAGTAATCAATATTGATATTGAGGCTCTAGATGATTTGAAAACTCCTAAGCTTAGAACTTTATCAATAGAAATAATGGGAAGACATAGCAATATTATCTTAGTGGATAAGGAATCAAACAAAATTCTCGATTCTATAAAAAGAATTCCTATAACTGTTAGCTCAGTAAGAGAGGTTCTTCCAGGCAAGGAATATAAGTTTGCTCCTTCTCAAAACAAAATCAATCCCCTTTCTAACCTTAGCTTAAGTGAATTCAAATCTAAGCTCACTGAAAAGGATAGTCCTTTGTACAAAGCCATATATAACAGCTATGACGGAATCAGTCCTTTAATTGCTAAAGAAATTTGCTACAGGTCATCGATAGATTTAGATTTATCTACAAATTTAATTTCTGATATATCTCTTGAGAGAATTTTTAATTCCTTTGAAAGGATAATAAATCAAATTAAAAATGAAATTTTTCATCCCTGCATAGTAATCGATAAGCGCTTAGATAAATATATCGATTTCAGCCTGATAAAGCTGACCATGTATGAATTTTTGAGTATAGAAAATTATGAATCAATAAGTCTTGCAACAGAGACATTTTATAGCTCAAAAGATAGAAATGAGCGATTAAGCCAGAAATCTATGAGCATGAGAAAGCTCCTTCAAACTAAGATAGAAAGATTGGAAAACAAGCTAGGAAAACAGCTTCAAGAAATGAATGATACAGATAAAATGGAAGAATACAAAAAACAAGCGGATTTGCTAACAGCAAATATCTATATGCTCCAAAAAGGAATGGATGAGATTACGGTTTCAGATTACTATAATCAAGAAGACAGCTCTGCTGAAATCACCATAAAATTGGATGTAAACAAAACTCCTAGCGAAAATATTCAATCCTTATACAAAAAATATAATAAGCTAAAAACAAGAAAATCAGAGCTATCCTCTCAGATTTCTTCTGCAAAAGAAGAGCTTATGTATCTACAAAACGTAATGCTTTCAATCGAAAGCTCTGAATCTCTAAATGAACTCGAAGAAATTAGAACGGAGCTTTATAGTGAAGGCTATTTGAAATTAAAAACTTCATCCAAAAAAGTAAAAGCCATAGAAGCATCAGCCCCTATGCAGTTTATATCCTCAGATAATATTACAATACTAGTTGGAAAAAATAATAAGCAAAACGACGAGCTTACTACAAAGCTTTCATCTCCTGATGACATATGGCTCCATACTAAAGATATCCCTGGCTCACATGTTATTATAAAAGCTACATTAGATATAGTAACAAACCAAACTCTTGAGGAGGCTGCCGAGCTTGCAGCTTATTTTAGCAAGGCAAGAATGTCATCAAAGGTAGCCGTAGATTATACTGCTAGAAAAAATGTTAAAAAACCATCTGGTGCAAAGCCAGGAATGGTAATCTATGATAATCAAACTACAGTTTTTGTAAATCCTGATGAAGAAAAGGTAGTAAAACTTAGAGCTTAAATTTTATTCCTTGGTACCCATGGACAATTAAAAATTGCTTCATGGGTACTTAATTTATCTTCAGAAGATTTTTGATGTGAAATACATCCTTATTAGGGTATACACATAGAAAAAGATGGAATTAAAAAGATAAAGCAGAGGTGTTTGAATTGGATAAAAACGAAAGTATTTCACTAAACCTTATAACTAAGCATAGTTTGAAAAACTTGATTTTAGAGCTACCAAAAAGATTTGCAAGAGACAATATAAGTCAAACTGGCGGTCAGCTTGCTTATTTCTTTTTGCTTTCGGTTTTTCCTTTTTTAATATTTCTCAATGCTCTTTTGGGTTTTTTAAATATATCTGTAGAGTCTATAATCCGTGAAATAAGTGCAATAGCACCTGAAGAAATAGTGGTGCTCTTAAGAGGCTATCTAGAATCAGTAGTTGAGACTAGAAACACCTCTTTACTTTCTATTGGTCTTTTAGCTTCACTTTTTTCAGCCTCAAAGGCTGTAGACTCTCTGATTATAGCCTTAAATACAGCTTATGGTGTAGAGAATAAAAGAAATTTTATAACAAAAAAAGCAGTCTCAATTTTTTTTACACTTATTTTAGGGTTTGCAATTGTGATTTCACTTTTGCTTCCTGCTTTAGGCAAAAATGTTGCATTTTTAATAGCTGATTTTTTTAGAATATCTAATATTATAGTTTTTGTTTGGGTTTATATTAGATGGGTCATTGTATTTTTTATATTATTTATTACAATAGCTCTTTTATATCATATAGTTCCTTATGTAAATCAGCCTTTTAAAAATTCTCTACCAGGCACATTTTTTGCTGTTACAAGCTGGTTATTAGTTTCCTATGGCTTTGGTATTTATGTAAACAACTTTGCTAATTATAGCGCTGTATATGGCTCTATAGGGGCAGTAATCGCCCTTATGTTCTGGTTATATCTAACTGGAATAATATTAGTGCTAGGTGGAGAAATAAACGATATTCTATACAGATATTATGAAACAAGTAATTCTAAGAATGATGAAGTTAAAATAGCTCCAAAAACCGATGAAGCTATTTTAGATGATAAGTTTAATGAATTAAAAGAAACTCTAATAGATTCTAACTAAACTTCTATATTATACCCATAAAATACTCCACTACCAATGCTACTATGACTACAAGTGCAGAAATTATAAAGCCGTGTACCATAGGAGCTATTCCCGATTTTTTCATTTCAGTTACATCAGTATTTAATCCTATGGCTGCAAGTGCTGCTACCATTAAAAATTTGCTTATGTCTTTTGCTAATAGTCCAAACTCGTTAGGAATAACACCAGTTGAATTTACCATAGTAAGAGCTACGAAGCCTAATATAAACCAAGGAAAAATAGAGGAAATTTTTACTTTTTTGCGGCTATACGCACTATTTTGCTTTTCTCCAGCTTCGCTTTGCTTGATTTTAGCACTTACAACTGAAAAAATGAGAACTACAGGAACAATAGAAAGAGTCCTTGTAAGTTTAACCATAGTTGCAAAATCTCCAGCTGCTTCACTAAATGCAAACCCAGCTGCAACAACACTAGAGGTATCATTTACAGCAGTCCCTGCCCATAATCCATATGCCATATCACTAAGTCCCAAGGCTCTTCCCATAACAGGAAATAGCAGTATCATAGCCATGTCAAATAAAAATGTTGCTGAAATTGCATAAGCTATATCGTTGTCATCCGCTTCTATTACTGGAGCAATAGCTGCTATTGCTGACCCTCCACATATTCCAGTTCCAGCAGAAATAAGATTAGATAGCTTCCAATTAAGCTTTAAAAGCTTTCCAATAATATATCCTCCTCCAAAGCAAGTCAAAAGTGTAAATATCATAACAGTAAGTGATAATTTTCCTATTGTAAGTACTGTTTTAATGCTAAGCGATGCTCCTAAAAGTACAATTGCAAATTTTAATATTTTTTTAGATGTAAATTTTAGCCCTGGCTTTAATTTATCTGACTTATAGTAGTGATTTATAAGCATCCCAATAAATAAAGCTATGACAGAGGCTCCTATCAAATGAATAGGAAGCATATTTTCTAAAAATCTAGCTACTATTGCAATAACAACTGCTAAAGCCAATCCTGGTAATAAGTCCAATATTTTTTTGCTCATCTTGAGGTCACTCCATTTCTATAATCTATTATTGCCTTAATAAGTATTGTATTCTATGAATTGATATTATCATTGTTTTATGATAAATTCTAATTATTATATTTTATTAATCAATAATTTTTTATTATGAGGTGGTTTTGTGTTAGATAGCAGAATATATACGTTTTTAAAGCTTTGCGATGTTATGAATTATAGGATTACTGCCGAGGAGCTTAATATGACTCAGCCTGCTGTTACTCAACATATTAAGTTTTTAGAAAACTATTACGGATGTAATTTTTTTAAATACAGCTCAAGAAAATTATCCAAAACTCCTGAGGGAGTATTATTTGAAGCTTATTTAAGATCTGCTGACTATAACCAAGCTACTATAAAAAACCAGCTTTCTAAGAAAATCAAGCAAGCTATACGCATAGGCGCTACAAAAACAATTGGAGATTATGTAATAACAGATAATATTATAGCTCTATTAAATAGCAAAGATATTGATTTATCTCTTTATGTTGATAATACTAGCAATTTGCTTGATGCTTTAAATCACAAAAAAATTTCATTGGCTTTAATAGAAGGATTTTTTGATAAAGCACACTACGAATATAAACTGCTACGAGAAGAAGCCTTTATAGGCATCTGTGCTAAAAATCATCCCTTTGCAGGTAAAGAAGTCCCCATCGAATCATTATTTGATGAAAATCTTATAATTAGAGAAGAAGGTTCAGGTACTAGAGCAATTCTAGAGCAAATCCTAATAAATAATAATCATTCTCTTGATTCATTTAAAACTACTACTTGTATCAGCAGCTTTGAGGTTATAAAAAAGCTCGTTATTTACGAGGCTGGAATTTCATTTGTTTATAATGCTGTTGCAAAAAGTGATTCTAAGCTTATGACCTTCAAAATAAAAAATAACCACATCACTAGAGAGTTTAACTTTGTATATCTTAAAAATACTGATGCCAATAAATACATCTCATATTTTGAATGATAATAAGAGCCATTTACACACAATCTTTATTCCAAAAACTAATAAAATACCTCCTTATTAGAAAGTGTAATCTAGTTAGACTCTCTAGTTTGGAGGTATTTTACAGTTGATTATTTCTACTATTAAAATTTATTTAATATAGCTTTTTAGTTTTGTTTATAGCTCTAAATGATTAATTATTTTGCTACGCTATATATTATTTTATTAAGGATTACTCCCACTAAAGCCGCTAAGCTAAGTCCAGCTATACTAACTTGCTCTGTAACAGGGATTGCAATATTGATTCCAACATTTCCACCTAGTCCAATTATTAATACAGCAGCCATAATTATTACATTTTTTATATCCATTTTAATTTTGCTATCTCTTATAGTTCTAACTCCAATAAGCGAAATCATGCTAAATAACATAAGTGAGATGCCACCCATTACTGCTTGAGGTATACTTTGTAGGAACCCACCTACTTTTCCTATTGTTCCAAGTAATATTGCTATAACAGCAGTTATTCTAAGGATTGATGGGTCGTAGTTTTTGGTAATAGCTAGTACTCCAGTGTTTTCTCCGTAAGTAGTGTTTGCAGGTCCTCCTAATAGTCCAGCAACCATTGTAGCTAATCCATCACCTATTAAGGTTCTATTAAGCCCTGGGTCTTCCATAAAGTTTTTCCCAACAACAGTTCCATTAGTTGTAATATCACCTATATGCTCCATAAATACAGCTAATACAACTGGTGCGATTATCGAAATAGCACCTATATCAAATTTAGGAGTTGTAAATGCTGGCATTTGAAACCATCCTGCACTTGTAATTGGAGTCATATCAACTACTCCCATTTTTAGCGACAATACATAGCCTACAATAACAGCTGTTATTATAGCTAACTGCTTGAAGAAGCCTTTACCGAAAAATGTTATAAGTAAAGCTGTAGCAAGTGTAACTCCTGCTAACATAAAATTATTTGAGGCCATTGAAAATGCTACAGGTACTAAATTTAGTCCTATAACAACTATCATAGGGCCTATAACTTGAGATGGGAAAAAGCTTTTTACTCTCTCTACTCCTATGGCAGCTACAATAAAAGACATAAGCACATACATCATACCAGCAACCATGATTCCACCTTGAGCATATGCTAAATCTCCATATATTTCGCCAACAGATATAATAACAGGTATAAAAGCAAAACTTGAACCTAAAAATACCGGCACTTTACCCTTTGTACATAAATGAAAAATAAGGGTTCCAATACCGGCACATACAAGTGCAACCGAGCTGTTCATTCCTGTTAATATTGGTACTAAAACAGTAGCGCCAAACATAGCAATAAGATGCTGAGCTGCAAGTATTATTCTTTTTAATTGATTAAATGCTGTACTTACTGATTGAGTGTTAACTTCTGAAACATTAATAGCTTTTTCTGACATTATCTTTTCCTCCTTATGATTACGTGCGAGGAGAAAGACTATATTTTCTCCCCTTTTCAGCCTCCCTGGACTGATTTAAAAGGTTAACATTATATTACTCATTTATTGAAACATAGTTTTTGCCATCAACATCTTCAATGCTGACTTTAATAACCTCTAGCTTTGATGTAGGGACATTCTTTCCTACATAATCTGCTCTTATCGGTAGCTCCCTATGGCCTCTATCGATTAAAACAGCTAGCTGAATAGTAAGAGGTCTTCCCACATCCATAATAGCATCAAGTGCTGCTCTTACAGTTCTTCCTGTATATAGCACATCATCTACTAATACAATGATTTTTTTTGTCACATCAAATCCCAAATTGGATTCCTTTACGACAGCTTGATCAGCTTTTTCAGATAAATCATCTCTATAAAGTGAAATATCAAGCTCGCCAACAGTGACTTTTTTACCTTCAATTTGTTCTATTTTTTTTGCAATTCTCTTGGCAAGTGGGACTCCTCTAGTTTTAATTCCTACTAGAGCTACCTCATCTACACCTTTGTTTTTTTCAATAATTTCATGGCCAATTCTAGTTATTGCTCTATCCATAGCCTTGTCATCCATAATAAGAGCTTTTTCTTGCATCTTATCCCTCCTTTAATGGATTTTTTGAAGCCTCCATTAAATTCTCTAATGATTATACCTTTTTACTACAGTTTAATCAAGTAAAAATCTTTGCAAAAATGATTTAAAAATTTCTGGCTCTTCTTTTTCAAATAACATAAACTCACCAGTTACTGGATGAACAAAGCCAAGGGTCTTAGCATGAAGAAGCTGTCCTTGGGCTTTAAACTTAGAGTTATGAGGACCATATAGGGTGTCCCCAACAAGTGGAAGTCCTTTACTTGCCATATGCACTCTAATCTGATGTGTTCGTCCTGTTTCTAGATTTGCCATAGCATACGAATAGTTTTCATTAGACTTTATTTTTGTTATATGAGTCACAGCATGTTTGCCATCGCTTACAACAGCCATCTTCATTCTGTCTCTTGGATTTCTTCCTATTGGTGCATCTATTGTAAATTCATCTGCCTTTATATTGCCATGGCATATAAAGGTATACGTTCTTTGAACTGTGTGCTCCTTAAGCTGCTCACTTAGTCCTCTATGGGCTATATCACTTTTAGCAATCATAAGTAGGCCAGATGTATCCTTGTCAATCCTATGTACTATTCCAGGGCGAATTATTCCATTTATAGACGAAAGCTGCCCTTTGAAATGATACATAAGAGCATTTACGAGGGTATGATTTGCATTTCCAGCTCCAGGATGAACTACCATTCCTCTTTCCTTATATACAACAGCTAAATCTTCATCTTCATATAAAATTTCTATAGGAATATCCTCTGCTTCAATAACCAGCTCTTTTGCTGGAGGAATTAAAATGCAAATGTTATCTAATTGAGCAACCTTGTAGCTTGATTTTTCTATCTTATCATTAACTGTAACTTTTTTATCTTTTATGAGTGACTGGATATAGGTTCTAGATAAATCACTAAGTGCAGATGAGATAAACACATCTAGTCTTAAGTCCTCTTCTTCCTCATCTACTATAAAATATTTTTTTTCTTCTATCATATTTTCTCCAAAATTTCTTTGTCCTTAATAATTAAAAAAATGAGCAAAATCCCACCGACTACAACGCAAATATCAGCAAAATTGAATACAAACTGCCAAATACCTCTAAAATCAAACATATCAACTACAAATCCAAGCCATATTCTGTCAATTAGATTTCCTATAGCCCCAGCAGTTATTATGCTTAAAACAAAGGTTAGCTTTTTATCTATATTTTTATTTTTTTTAGTAAAATAAATCATGTAGCCTACGACTAGCAATGTTATTAAAACAAAAAACCATGTTTTATTTTGAAGCATTCCAAAAGCTGCTCCTCTGTTTTCTACATAGGTAAAATGAAAAAAACCATCAATTACAGGATATGATTCAAATTTTGTGAGCTTTGTTCTGGAAATCCATTTTATAGCTTGGTCTATTATTATTAGAATGCTAATTAATGTAAAGTACATCTACTTTTTCCTTTCACCTATTCAAATCTTTTAGCTTGAACAAATCCTACTTTTCTATAAACCTTATCTAAAGTTTTTCTAGCCTTATTATGTGCCTTTGCTGCACCTTTTGCATAGATTTCCTCTAGATAGTCTTTATTCTCCATAAGATATTCATATTTTTCTCTTACAGGTCTTAGCCCTTCAACTATTACTTCTGCTGTTTCTCGCTTAAAATCACCATAGCCTTTACCCTCGTATTTACTTACTATAGCTTCAGTAGAATCTCCTGTAAAGGTTGAATATATGTTAATGAGATTCTTTATCCCTTTTTGCTCGTCGTTATAAGCAACAATACCTATAGAATCAGTTACAGCTCTTTTTATTTTGTTTGTGATAGCATCGGCAGAATCTAACATGAGAATCGTAGCATTAGGATTCTCATCTGATTTTGACATTTTTTGGCTCGGCTCCTGAAGACTCATAATTCTAGCTCCTTCTTTAGGTATAAAGCCTTCTGGAACTATAAAGGTATCGCTGTATCTAGAGTTGAATCTCTGTGCCAAGTCCCTTGCAAGCTCTAAGTGCTGTTTTTGGTCCTCTCCAACAGGAACTAGGTCAGTCGAATATAATAGTATATCGGCAGCCATAAGCACAGGGTAGGTAAATAAACCCGCATTTAAATTTTCAGCTTTTTTCTGAGATTTTTCTTTGAACTGAGTCATTCTATTTAGCTCTCCCATATAGGTCATTGTATTTAACACCCATGAAAGTTCTGCATGCTCAGGCACATGAGATTGAATAAATAAAGTGTTTTTCTCAGGATCAATTCCACTTGCAATATACTGAGCAAGCACATCTAATGTAGTTTTTCTCAAATCCTTTGGAACTTGGGGAACTGTTATGGCATGAAGGTCTACAACGCAGTAATAACAATTATATTCATCTTGTAATGCTACCCAATTTTTCATAGCTCCTAGATAATTTCCAAGAGTTAGTTTTCCAGATGGCTGCATGCCGCTAAATATAGTTTTTTTATCCAATTGTAATTCCTCCATTCTACTTAGTCAGCATATTGAGTATAAGTTTTTTTGAATTCTTTGCTGCTTCAAATACAAACTCATCGAAATTGCCTGGCGCTTCTCCGTTTGCTTTATCACTCATAGCTCTTATTACTAAAAATGGCATTTTATTAAGCATACAAACATGAGCTATGGCTGCTCCTTCCATTTCTGCGCAGTCTGCATTAAATTCTGTTTGAAGAGCATCTTTAAGCTCAGAGGAAGAAACGAATACGTCTCCTGATACCACTATGCCTTTTTTTACATATACATCCTTTAAATCTTTTGCCGCATCAGATGCCATATCTATTAGCTTATCATCAGCTATAAATACGCTCGAATCCATTCTTGGAATTACACCTTTTTTATGTCCAAAAGCAGTAACATCAAAGTCATGCTCAATAAGCTTAGTCGATAATACTATATCCCCTATTCCTAAATCATCAGCAATAGCTCCAGCTACTCCTATATTGATAATAGCCTTGACTTCAAATCTATCTATAAGTATTTGAGTACACATAGCCGCATTTACTTTTCCTATGCCTGAACGAACTACAACTAAATCGGTGTCATTGATTCTACCCATATAAAATGTAAGTCCAGCTATCTCTGAAACTGTTATATCATTCATGAGCTCTTTTACTAAAGTTATTTCTTCTTCCATTGCTCCTATTATGCCTATTTTATTCATACAAGCCTCCTAAAATTTACATTTATGATTTACTTTCTATTATAAGTATATTAATCCTTCAAAGTATATCATAAAATTAAATTTTTTGGATAAAATACTCTAAAATTCGTACTAAAATAGAGCAAAGATAATTATAATTGAATTTCCTTTGATTTTACTTTTTCTATTAGCTCCTCTACTTTTTGCTTTATGATATCTCTAGTCGTTCTATAGCCATCGATAGGTCCTCCTGACGGGTCATCCAGTCCCCAGTCCTGCATAAACTTATTTGGTACAAAAGGGCAAACTACATTGCAACCCATAGTAATTAATATGTCTAATTCATAAGGTATGTCTGATAGCAGTTTGGGTTTATGATTACTTATATCTACCCCAGCTTCTTTCATCACTTCTACGGCTAGTGGCTTTACTTCATGATACTCTTCAGTTCCAGCTGAGTACACTTCAAAAATATCAGAGCCTAATTCCTTTGCCCAGCCTTCTGCCATTTGGCTTCTACAAGAATTGTGAACACAGACAAATGCTAATTTATACTTCATAAGAGCCTCCTTCATATCGATAAAAATCGATTTATATTATTGTATATAGTATAGATAGATTTTGATATAATGTAAAGTGACTTTGTATTAAATAAGAATCCAAATTAAAGCAATTGGCTATTGCCCATTAGCCATTTAAACCTTTTGTATTTACA
The sequence above is a segment of the Acetoanaerobium noterae genome. Coding sequences within it:
- a CDS encoding tyrosine-type recombinase/integrase; translated protein: MSIDKRAPGVFRFRKMHKGKAYTDTFYGSEKEAKKAHEEFIYGVRRGDYDKPRDLTFQELTDIVWENHINKNLEPNTVITYRNCLDKLLPVFGKKEAIKIEPITIEKYLNKLSKTYEPDSIKLFLAVFMLIYNKGVLWRLIPNNPFSGTISKPKNNKMKRKNNMDEILSIEQISTLINAYKEKNVYQRAGIYLALGCGLRKSEIRGLKTTDIDFETNTIKIERQINSISKDNYKIEGEKGPKDDSYRTIIAPEFVIQPLREIIFARKIISKDGYIFFNPDTQRPVSKNFFNYTLKIVIEKNNLPNISFHDLRHLNASLLVNDGTDIHSVAKRLGHKSVSTTINTYLHGINEKDKNIADNFDKRFKEIEQKNIKSK
- a CDS encoding Rqc2 family fibronectin-binding protein, which encodes MALDGLTIYGIICELNTTLKGGKIDKITQPEKDEVLLAIRNEGKTYKLLISASSSNPRIYLTESYKKENPLKAPMFLMILRKYLQGGRIISISQEGLERVINIDIEALDDLKTPKLRTLSIEIMGRHSNIILVDKESNKILDSIKRIPITVSSVREVLPGKEYKFAPSQNKINPLSNLSLSEFKSKLTEKDSPLYKAIYNSYDGISPLIAKEICYRSSIDLDLSTNLISDISLERIFNSFERIINQIKNEIFHPCIVIDKRLDKYIDFSLIKLTMYEFLSIENYESISLATETFYSSKDRNERLSQKSMSMRKLLQTKIERLENKLGKQLQEMNDTDKMEEYKKQADLLTANIYMLQKGMDEITVSDYYNQEDSSAEITIKLDVNKTPSENIQSLYKKYNKLKTRKSELSSQISSAKEELMYLQNVMLSIESSESLNELEEIRTELYSEGYLKLKTSSKKVKAIEASAPMQFISSDNITILVGKNNKQNDELTTKLSSPDDIWLHTKDIPGSHVIIKATLDIVTNQTLEEAAELAAYFSKARMSSKVAVDYTARKNVKKPSGAKPGMVIYDNQTTVFVNPDEEKVVKLRA
- a CDS encoding YihY/virulence factor BrkB family protein, with the protein product MDKNESISLNLITKHSLKNLILELPKRFARDNISQTGGQLAYFFLLSVFPFLIFLNALLGFLNISVESIIREISAIAPEEIVVLLRGYLESVVETRNTSLLSIGLLASLFSASKAVDSLIIALNTAYGVENKRNFITKKAVSIFFTLILGFAIVISLLLPALGKNVAFLIADFFRISNIIVFVWVYIRWVIVFFILFITIALLYHIVPYVNQPFKNSLPGTFFAVTSWLLVSYGFGIYVNNFANYSAVYGSIGAVIALMFWLYLTGIILVLGGEINDILYRYYETSNSKNDEVKIAPKTDEAILDDKFNELKETLIDSN
- a CDS encoding YeiH family protein, translated to MSKKILDLLPGLALAVVIAIVARFLENMLPIHLIGASVIALFIGMLINHYYKSDKLKPGLKFTSKKILKFAIVLLGASLSIKTVLTIGKLSLTVMIFTLLTCFGGGYIIGKLLKLNWKLSNLISAGTGICGGSAIAAIAPVIEADDNDIAYAISATFLFDMAMILLFPVMGRALGLSDMAYGLWAGTAVNDTSSVVAAGFAFSEAAGDFATMVKLTRTLSIVPVVLIFSVVSAKIKQSEAGEKQNSAYSRKKVKISSIFPWFILGFVALTMVNSTGVIPNEFGLLAKDISKFLMVAALAAIGLNTDVTEMKKSGIAPMVHGFIISALVVIVALVVEYFMGII
- a CDS encoding LysR family transcriptional regulator, yielding MLDSRIYTFLKLCDVMNYRITAEELNMTQPAVTQHIKFLENYYGCNFFKYSSRKLSKTPEGVLFEAYLRSADYNQATIKNQLSKKIKQAIRIGATKTIGDYVITDNIIALLNSKDIDLSLYVDNTSNLLDALNHKKISLALIEGFFDKAHYEYKLLREEAFIGICAKNHPFAGKEVPIESLFDENLIIREEGSGTRAILEQILINNNHSLDSFKTTTCISSFEVIKKLVIYEAGISFVYNAVAKSDSKLMTFKIKNNHITREFNFVYLKNTDANKYISYFE
- a CDS encoding uracil-xanthine permease family protein, with amino-acid sequence MSEKAINVSEVNTQSVSTAFNQLKRIILAAQHLIAMFGATVLVPILTGMNSSVALVCAGIGTLIFHLCTKGKVPVFLGSSFAFIPVIISVGEIYGDLAYAQGGIMVAGMMYVLMSFIVAAIGVERVKSFFPSQVIGPMIVVIGLNLVPVAFSMASNNFMLAGVTLATALLITFFGKGFFKQLAIITAVIVGYVLSLKMGVVDMTPITSAGWFQMPAFTTPKFDIGAISIIAPVVLAVFMEHIGDITTNGTVVGKNFMEDPGLNRTLIGDGLATMVAGLLGGPANTTYGENTGVLAITKNYDPSILRITAVIAILLGTIGKVGGFLQSIPQAVMGGISLMLFSMISLIGVRTIRDSKIKMDIKNVIIMAAVLIIGLGGNVGINIAIPVTEQVSIAGLSLAALVGVILNKIIYSVAK
- the pyrR gene encoding bifunctional pyr operon transcriptional regulator/uracil phosphoribosyltransferase PyrR; the protein is MQEKALIMDDKAMDRAITRIGHEIIEKNKGVDEVALVGIKTRGVPLAKRIAKKIEQIEGKKVTVGELDISLYRDDLSEKADQAVVKESNLGFDVTKKIIVLVDDVLYTGRTVRAALDAIMDVGRPLTIQLAVLIDRGHRELPIRADYVGKNVPTSKLEVIKVSIEDVDGKNYVSINE
- a CDS encoding RluA family pseudouridine synthase; translation: MIEEKKYFIVDEEEEDLRLDVFISSALSDLSRTYIQSLIKDKKVTVNDKIEKSSYKVAQLDNICILIPPAKELVIEAEDIPIEILYEDEDLAVVYKERGMVVHPGAGNANHTLVNALMYHFKGQLSSINGIIRPGIVHRIDKDTSGLLMIAKSDIAHRGLSEQLKEHTVQRTYTFICHGNIKADEFTIDAPIGRNPRDRMKMAVVSDGKHAVTHITKIKSNENYSYAMANLETGRTHQIRVHMASKGLPLVGDTLYGPHNSKFKAQGQLLHAKTLGFVHPVTGEFMLFEKEEPEIFKSFLQRFLLD
- the lspA gene encoding signal peptidase II, giving the protein MYFTLISILIIIDQAIKWISRTKLTKFESYPVIDGFFHFTYVENRGAAFGMLQNKTWFFVLITLLVVGYMIYFTKKNKNIDKKLTFVLSIITAGAIGNLIDRIWLGFVVDMFDFRGIWQFVFNFADICVVVGGILLIFLIIKDKEILEKI